Proteins from a genomic interval of Anabrus simplex isolate iqAnaSimp1 chromosome 13, ASM4041472v1, whole genome shotgun sequence:
- the LOC136884997 gene encoding uncharacterized protein CG45076-like, which yields MNTKIIVLLACIGLVVCQPVENKASDLEPQETAGVLVSYHGNAVGHSAGHSVGSGLVSIAQGAVDQAHRAIASQATVGAQASFQAQAGLAQTAIAAATTAQAALAGKQAIVTILEQQVRDAQAQLEAENLQLTQAHRAATAAQQAAEQSQLIQNALTVALNAAQTGGDQAQRAAQEASSEFASQSSMVASARQRLALSEDQLGDARADLEATQAAALKAEAAAQAAIANASKQSSSGGHTVAVEHGHHY from the exons ATGAATACCAAGATCATCGTCCTTCTCGCTTGTATCG GCCTCGTTGTCTGCCAGCCAGTAGAAAACAAAGCTTCAGATTTGGAGCCTCAAGAGACTGCAGGAGTACTTgtcagttaccatggcaacgcgGTTGGGCACAGCGCCGGCCACAGTGTGGGTAGCGGGCTGGTATCCATCGCTCAGGGGGCTGTGGACCAGGCACATCGCGCTATCGCCAGCCAGGCCACCGTGGGAGCTCAGGCCTCCTTCCAGGCTCAGGCCGGCCTAGCTCAGACCGCTATCGCAGCTGCCACCACAGCTCAGGCTGCCCTCGCCGGAAAACAAGCCATCGTCACCATACTGGAGCAACAGGTACGAGACGCCCAAGCTCAGCTGGAGGCTGAAAACTTGCAGCTGACTCAGGCTCACCGCGCAGCGACCGCGGCGCAGCAAGCGGCTGAGCAGAGCCAGCTGATCCAGAACGCGCTCACTGTAGCGCTGAACGCGGCCCAGACCGGCGGAGACCAGGCTCAGAGAGCCGCCCAGGAGGCATCTTCGGAGTTCGCCTCCCAGAGCAGCATGGTGGCGTCGGCCAGGCAGCGTCTGGCGCTGAGCGAGGACCAGCTGGGAGATGCTCGAGCAGATCTGGAGGCGACACAGGCTGCCGCCCTTAAGGCTGAGGCAGCCGCTCAGGCCGCCATAGCCAACGCCAGCAAACAGTCTTCTAGCGGCGGCCACACAGTAGCAGTGGAACACGGCCACCACTACTAA
- the LOC137502884 gene encoding uncharacterized protein, with protein MWLPWERGYCCYHGDEPAGRLVLLGVTFNGTQRSERTNKAAAVINERLDTLFEHRTHGAYLRGRWCHNWWYKYCEWSVSRHQSALSLREGPRSLLVANGSQQHLTNMNTKITILLACIGLAVCQPIKGKASDLEPQETAGVLVSYHGNAVGHSAGHSVGSGLVSIAQGAVDQAHRAIASQATVGAQASFQAQAGLAQTAIAAATTAQAALAGKQAIVTILEQQVRDAQAQLEAENLQLTQAHRAATAAQQAAEQSQLIQNALTAALNAAQTGGDQAQRAAQEASSEFASQSSMVASARQRLALSEDQLGDARADLEATQAAALKAEGAAQAAIANASKQSSSGGHTVAVEHGHHY; from the exons atGTGGTTGCCATGGGAACGTGGGTACTGCTGTTACCATGGAGatgagcctgctggccggctcgtgttgcttggagttacgTTCAAcggaacacagcggtctgaacggacgaacaa AGCAGCAGCGGTGATTAACGAAAGGCTCGACACGCTGTTTGAACACCGCACTCATGGTGCGTATCTGCGCGGCAGATGGTGTCATAACTGGTGGTATAAATATTGTGAGTGGTCTGTAAGCCGGCATCAGTCAGCTCTCAGTCTTCGAGAGGGACCTCGCAGCCTG CTTGTCGCCAACGGATCCCAACAGCATCTGACCAACATGAACACCAAGATTACCATCCTCCTGGCTTGTATCG GTCTTGCTGTCTGCCAGCCAATAAAAGGCAAAGCTTCAGATTTGGAGCCTCAAGAGACTGCAGGAGTACTTgtcagttaccatggcaacgcgGTTGGGCACAGTGCCGGCCACAGTGTGGGTAGCGGGCTGGTATCCATCGCTCAGGGGGCTGTGGACCAGGCACATCGCGCTATCGCCAGCCAGGCCACCGTGGGAGCTCAGGCCTCCTTCCAGGCTCAGGCCGGCCTAGCTCAGACAGCTATCGCAGCTGCCACCACAGCTCAGGCTGCCCTCGCCGGTAAACAAGCCATCGTCACCATACTGGAGCAACAGGTACGAGACGCCCAAGCTCAGCTGGAGGCTGAGAACTTGCAGCTGACTCAGGCTCACCGCGCAGCGACCGCGGCGCAGCAAGCGGCTGAGCAAAGCCAGCTGATCCAGAACGCGCTCACTGCAGCGCTGAACGCGGCCCAGACCGGCGGAGACCAGGCCCAGAGAGCCGCCCAGGAGGCATCTTCGGAGTTCGCCTCCCAGAGCAGCATGGTGGCGTCGGCCAGGCAGCGTCTGGCGCTGAGCGAGGACCAGCTGGGAGATGCTCGAGCAGATCTGGAGGCGACACAGGCTGCCGCCCTCAAGGCTGAAGGAGCCGCCCAGGCCGCCATAGCCAACGCCAGCAAACAGTCTTCTAGCGGCGGCCACACAGTAGCAGTGGAACATGGCCACCACTACTAA